In Elaeis guineensis isolate ETL-2024a chromosome 1, EG11, whole genome shotgun sequence, a genomic segment contains:
- the LOC105040091 gene encoding putative disease resistance protein RGA3 isoform X3: protein MASAFLSSILSKTSQLLGSVHRWAVSTSSSSDPRSSILKDLKRLERTLKRIQTVLHDAEEREIREEAIKLWLKELKEVAYDAEDVLDEYHYEELRAQVEARASRKRKRVEGDDEEEVSSSLSTIEVSIPDGMGDRIREIRERFDEISEDRERLRLREEDGERRVFGALRPPPTSHMVDESSIYGREHDKQKVIDLLFSEGMGSGISVIPIVGKGGLGKTTIAQLVYNDSKVKERFDLTGWVCISDDFDVPRLTKAIIESLTKISCDLTPLSTLQVTLKENVKGKRVLLVLDDVWNEQQSLWESLRIPFLGAETVRIIVTCRNDSVAEIMQTVHPYHPGYLSEDDSWSLFEHYAFAGRESEEQSRLADIGKQIVEKCSGLPLAVKTMGSLLRHEIDEDSWMDVLQSDLWELDKDNETLASLRLSYNRMPPHLKPCFIYCSMFPKDYVFDRDVLVRLWMAQGYIPPQGNECYTIVDNWLPCFPDGVRHLYIQGEEELVKSLCSQNLRALRTLLVSARFGSIYRMIKEVTQFSLLLLRTECLRTLTFVWKSEDELPDSISNLKHLRCLHITSKFIKKLPGSVCLLYHLQTLILECDALAELPSGTGNLINLRYFRLQTHCIKRLPESVCQLRSLQTLDLHWCNKLKGIMSGIGILTNAQILCLPAGIKKLTNLQRLCGRYEVQGGIGVLKDLVNLQGDLCISGLRNLVSIEDAKDVGLKYKHKLKRLYLFWDANCEHDWYYDGLDLKAFLEENKDVPAYEKREEAVLEYLQPPANLKKLLINGYGGSIFPEWVGNPLSFASLQEIHIIGCQSVWSLPLFIHDSLGKLDASISKSMIERVSISCCQQLKYIAGLHNLYSLKELKISVCPRLLILSEEGLPSKLQKLHIEECQRLTSLPGMQTLTSLQALIIKNCPQLRFLSEEGLPTNLQDLHIEKCQRLISLRGMQNLTSLELLTIINCPQLRLLSEERLPTNLQDLHIKECQQLISLRGMQNLTSLELLTIINCPQLLLLAEEGLPSKLESLHIEECQQLTSLSGMQNLTSLRELTIQNCPKLCIHVEDQLSSMPHHVDIIDCPGLVNWCEIQKINCIQVVSGNKLTISNSWEKIMHGFHDLTSTEHRFDESSTSRVALLQPRSHLFFSNSWESFIKRPQAKLEELTIWSCMHILPLEGLPELTSLQRLIIKDCPGVRLLRDEVLPSMLKSLVLDSCENLRCLQLVQQNRYALEELQIVNCPEIVMVQGLDRLFFPKFLTIERCPQLLLSQDDWRPFIHPCAEIAGELEMKFNPPHSEETENKETIDDGTQEKQVLNCVMIERPNSVVSSRFDAADDCNMGQFLQLGLPSGCRSQCPVQNNAEPLWVDNNAVSPMFDDAADCNMGQFLQLGLPSEGVVSQIGNSNTMGSDRSIFRSLAIVSAMPNSPRTRRPALATPAAAMLRPCVRARQRVRPRVCSCPRARLRDRVNPCRMTLAVYAPNYKKKLLFL, encoded by the exons ATGGCGAGCGCTTTCCTCTCTTCCATCCTATCAAAAACCAGCCAACTATTGGGCTCTGTTCATAGATGGGCAGTCTCGACATCTTCATCATCAGATCCACGCAGCAGTATCTTGAAAGATTTGAAGAGGCTGGAGAGAACGTTGAAGAGGATCCAGACAGTGCTCCATGACGCGGAGGAGAGGGAGATACGAGAAGAAGCCATCAAGCTCTGGCTGAAGGAGCTTAAAGAGGTGGCTTATGATGCAGAAGACGTGCTGGACGAGTACCACTACGAGGAACTGCGAGCCCAAGTGGAAGCCCGAGCTTCCCGCAAGAGGAAGCGAGTAGAAGGGGACGATGAGGAAGAGGTAAGTAGTTCTCTTTCCACCATAGAGGTTTCAATTCCTGATGGCATGGGGGATAGAATCAGGGAGATCAGGGAGAGGTTCGATGAGATCTCGGAGGATCGGGAACGCCTCCGATTAAGAGAGGAAGATGGAGAGCGACGGGTCTTCGGAGCTCTGCGCCCACCACCAACCAGCCACATGGTGGACGAGTCAAGTATTTATGGAAGGGAACATGACAAGCAGAAGGTAATTGATTTGCTGTTTTCTGAGGGTATGGGAAGTGGTATCTCTGTCATTCCGATTGTCGGCAAGGGAGGACTGGGAAAAACCACCATCGCTCAGCTGGTCTACAATGACTCCAAGGTAAAAGAACGTTTTGATCTCACTGGATGGGTTTGCATATCCGATGATTTTGATGTTCCAAGGCTAACAAAGGCCATAATTGAGTCTCTTACGAAAATTTCATGTGATCTCACACCACTCAGCACACTTCAAGTTACTCTCAAGGAAAATGTGAAGGGGAAGAGAGTGTTGCTTGTGCTTGACGATGTGTGGAATGAGCAACAGAGCCTTTGGGAGTCCTTAAGAATCCCTTTTCTTGGAGCAGAAACAGTAAGAATTATCGTGACCTGTAGGAACGATTCGGTTGCGGAGATCATGCAGACAGTGCATCCTTATCATCCTGGCTACTTGTCTGAAGACGATTCTTGGTCATTATTCGAGCATTATGCATTTGCTGGCCGAGAATCTGAAGAACAATCACGCTTGGCAGATATCGGTAAGCAGATTGTCGAGAAGTGTTCCGGTTTACCATTGGCGGTGAAGACAATGGGAAGCCTTCTAAGACACGAGATAGACGAAGACAGTTGGATGGATGTCTTACAAAGTGATCTATGGGAACTAGACAAGGACAACGAGACTTTGGCATCTCTTAGATTAAGCTACAATCGCATGCCACCACATCTAAAACCCTGTTTCATTTACTGTTCCATGTTTCCAAAGGATTATGTGTTTGACAGAGATGTTTTAGTCAGATTGTGGATGGCACAAGGTTACATCCCCCCTCAAG GAAATGAGTGCTACACAATTGTGGACAACTGGCTACCCTGTTTCCCCGATGGGGTTCGCCATCTATACATACAAGGTGAAGAAGAATTAGTGAAATCACTGTGCTCACAAAATCTTAGGGCCCTACGGACCTTGTTAGTCTCGGCTCGGTTTGGGTCTATCTATAGGATGATAAAAGAAGTAACCCAATTTTCACTGCTTCTACTGAGGACAGAATGCTTACGGACTCTAACATTTGTTTGGAAAAGTGAAGATGAGTTGCCCGATTCAATCAGTAACCTGAAACACCTACGTTGCTTACATATCACATCCAAATTTATTAAGAAGCTCCCTGGATCAGTATGCCTCCTTTACCACCTACAGACATTGATCCTTGAATGTGATGCTCTTGCAGAGTTACCCAGTGGCACAGGTAACCTTATTAACCTACGATACTTTAGACTACAGACACATTGTATTAAAAGGCTCCCTGAATCAGTTTGTCAGCTACGCAGCCTGCAGACTTTGGATCTTCATTGGTGCAACAAACTTAAAGGGATAATGAGTGGCATAGGAATCCTTACTAATGCTCAAATTCTCTGTCTGCCAGCTGGAATCAAAAAACTAACAAATCTTCAGAGATTGTGTGGACGTTATGAAGTGCAGGGTGGGATAGGAGTGTTAAAGGACCTGGTGAACCTCCAAGGAGATCTCTGCATCTCAGGTCTCAGGAACTTGGTCAGCATAGAGGATGCAAAGGATGTTGGTCTTAAATATAAGCATAAACTTAAGCGGTTGTATCTATTTTGGGATGCCAACTGCGAACATGATTGGTATTATGATGGACTAGATCTAAAAGCTTTTCTTGAGGAAAATAAGGATGTCCCAGCCTATGAAAAAAGGGAGGAGGCCGTGCTTGAGTATCTTCAACCTCCCGCCAACCTCAAAAAGTTGCTTATAAATGGGTATGGTGGCTCCATTTTTCCAGAATGGGTGGGAAATCCTTTATCCTTTGCATCACTTCAAGAAATCCATATAATTGGATGTCAAAGCGTATGGTCCCTTCCTCTATTCATTCACGACTCTCTTGGAAAATTGGATGCATCCATATCAAAATCTATGATTGAGAGGGTGTCTATTTCTTGTTGCCAGCAGCTCAAATACATAGCAGGCCTTCATAATCTCTACTCACTTAAAGAATTGAAAATATCCGTTTGTCCTCGGCTCTTGATATTATCAGAGGAAGGACTGCCATCCAAGCTTCAAAAGCTGCATATTGAGGAGTGCCAACGGTTGACATCATTGCCGGGGATGCAAACCCTTACTTCTCTTCAagcattaattataaaaaattgtcCTCAACTCCGGTTCTTATCGGAGGAGGGACTACCAACCAATCTTCAAGATCTGCATATTGAGAAGTGCCAAAGGTTGATATCACTGCGGGGGATGCAAAACCTCACTTCTCTTGAGCTATTGACCATAATAAATTGTCCTCAACTCCGGCTTTTATCAGAGGAAAGACTACCAACCAATCTTCAAGATCTGCATATTAAGGAGTGCCAACAGTTGATATCACTGCGGGGGATGCAAAACCTCACTTCTCTTGAACTATTAACCATAATAAATTGTCCTCAACTCCTACTCTTAGCAGAGGAAGGACTACCATCCAAACTTGAATCACTGCATATTGAGGAGTGCCAACAGTTGACATCACTGTCGGGAATGCAAAACCTTACTTCTCTCAGAGAATTAACCATACAAAATTGTCCTAAACTTTGTATCCACGTAGAAGATCAGCTCTCATCTATGCCTCACCATGTGGATATTATTGATTGCCCTGGATTGGTTAACTGGTGCGAAATACAAAAAATCAACTGCATTCAG GTCGTTTCAGGCAACAAGCTGACTATATCGAACTCATGGGAGAAGATAATGCATGGGTTTCATGATTTGACATCCACCGAGCATAGATTTGATGAGTCATCTACTAGCAGAGTTGCATTGCTACAGCCTAGATCACATCTTTTTTTTAGCAATTCTTGGGAATCCTTTATAAAAAGACCCCAAGCCAAACTTGAAGAGCTGACCATATGGAGTTGCATGCACATCCTGCCACTAGAGGGCCTGCCTGAGCTCACATCTCTCCAAAGATTGATTATAAAGGACTGTCCTGGAGTCCGACTCTTGAGAGATGAGGTGCTCCCATCGATGCTCAAGTCCTTGGTACTTGATAGTTGTGAGAACCTAAGGTGTTTGCAGTTGGTGCAGCAGAACCGTTATGCACTTGAGGAGCTGCAGATTGTGAATTGCCCTGAAATCGTAATGGTGCAAGGGCTGGATCGCCTTTTCTTCCCCAAATTCTTAACAATAGAGCGATGCCCTCAACTCCTGCTTTCACAAGATGATTGGCGGCCATTTATTCACCCATGTGCTGAAATTGCAGGAGAATTGGAGATGAAATTCAATCCTCCACATTCAG AGGAAACAGAGAACAAAGAAACAATTGATGATGGAACCCAGGAGAAACAGGTGTTGAATTGTGTGATGATTGAACGTCCTAACAGTGTTGTATCTTCAAGATTTGATGCTGCAGATGATTGCAACATGGGTCAATTCCTACAGCTTGGGCTTCCTTCTGGTTGCAGGTCACAGTGCCCGGTACAAAACAATGCAGAACCATTG
- the LOC105040091 gene encoding putative disease resistance protein RGA3 isoform X6, with the protein MASAFLSSILSKTSQLLGSVHRWAVSTSSSSDPRSSILKDLKRLERTLKRIQTVLHDAEEREIREEAIKLWLKELKEVAYDAEDVLDEYHYEELRAQVEARASRKRKRVEGDDEEEVSSSLSTIEVSIPDGMGDRIREIRERFDEISEDRERLRLREEDGERRVFGALRPPPTSHMVDESSIYGREHDKQKVIDLLFSEGMGSGISVIPIVGKGGLGKTTIAQLVYNDSKVKERFDLTGWVCISDDFDVPRLTKAIIESLTKISCDLTPLSTLQVTLKENVKGKRVLLVLDDVWNEQQSLWESLRIPFLGAETVRIIVTCRNDSVAEIMQTVHPYHPGYLSEDDSWSLFEHYAFAGRESEEQSRLADIGKQIVEKCSGLPLAVKTMGSLLRHEIDEDSWMDVLQSDLWELDKDNETLASLRLSYNRMPPHLKPCFIYCSMFPKDYVFDRDVLVRLWMAQGYIPPQGRKTMEDIGDECFNDLLRRSFFDSFNYVGHSRFKMHDMIHDLAKLIAGNECYTIVDNWLPCFPDGVRHLYIQGEEELVKSLCSQNLRALRTLLVSARFGSIYRMIKEVTQFSLLLLRTECLRTLTFVWKSEDELPDSISNLKHLRCLHITSKFIKKLPGSVCLLYHLQTLILECDALAELPSGTGNLINLRYFRLQTHCIKRLPESVCQLRSLQTLDLHWCNKLKGIMSGIGILTNAQILCLPAGIKKLTNLQRLCGRYEVQGGIGVLKDLVNLQGDLCISGLRNLVSIEDAKDVGLKYKHKLKRLYLFWDANCEHDWYYDGLDLKAFLEENKDVPAYEKREEAVLEYLQPPANLKKLLINGYGGSIFPEWVGNPLSFASLQEIHIIGCQSVWSLPLFIHDSLGKLDASISKSMIERVSISCCQQLKYIAGLHNLYSLKELKISVCPRLLILSEEGLPSKLQKLHIEECQRLTSLPGMQTLTSLQALIIKNCPQLRFLSEEGLPTNLQDLHIEKCQRLISLRGMQNLTSLELLTIINCPQLRLLSEERLPTNLQDLHIKECQQLISLRGMQNLTSLELLTIINCPQLLLLAEEGLPSKLESLHIEECQQLTSLSGMQNLTSLRELTIQNCPKLCIHVEDQLSSMPHHVDIIDCPGLVNWCEIQKINCIQVVSGNKLTISNSWEKIMHGFHDLTSTEHRFDESSTSRVALLQPRSHLFFSNSWESFIKRPQAKLEELTIWSCMHILPLEGLPELTSLQRLIIKDCPGVRLLRDEVLPSMLKSLVLDSCENLRCLQLVQQNRYALEELQIVNCPEIVMVQGLDRLFFPKFLTIERCPQLLLSQDDWRPFIHPCAEIAGELEMKFNPPHSEETENKETIDDGTQEKQVLNCVMIERPNSVVSSRFDAADDCNMGQFLQLGLPSGCRSQCPVQNNAEPLWVDNNAVSPMFDDAADCNMGQFLQLGLPSGCSSHSLVDNNVEPLREWFHK; encoded by the exons ATGGCGAGCGCTTTCCTCTCTTCCATCCTATCAAAAACCAGCCAACTATTGGGCTCTGTTCATAGATGGGCAGTCTCGACATCTTCATCATCAGATCCACGCAGCAGTATCTTGAAAGATTTGAAGAGGCTGGAGAGAACGTTGAAGAGGATCCAGACAGTGCTCCATGACGCGGAGGAGAGGGAGATACGAGAAGAAGCCATCAAGCTCTGGCTGAAGGAGCTTAAAGAGGTGGCTTATGATGCAGAAGACGTGCTGGACGAGTACCACTACGAGGAACTGCGAGCCCAAGTGGAAGCCCGAGCTTCCCGCAAGAGGAAGCGAGTAGAAGGGGACGATGAGGAAGAGGTAAGTAGTTCTCTTTCCACCATAGAGGTTTCAATTCCTGATGGCATGGGGGATAGAATCAGGGAGATCAGGGAGAGGTTCGATGAGATCTCGGAGGATCGGGAACGCCTCCGATTAAGAGAGGAAGATGGAGAGCGACGGGTCTTCGGAGCTCTGCGCCCACCACCAACCAGCCACATGGTGGACGAGTCAAGTATTTATGGAAGGGAACATGACAAGCAGAAGGTAATTGATTTGCTGTTTTCTGAGGGTATGGGAAGTGGTATCTCTGTCATTCCGATTGTCGGCAAGGGAGGACTGGGAAAAACCACCATCGCTCAGCTGGTCTACAATGACTCCAAGGTAAAAGAACGTTTTGATCTCACTGGATGGGTTTGCATATCCGATGATTTTGATGTTCCAAGGCTAACAAAGGCCATAATTGAGTCTCTTACGAAAATTTCATGTGATCTCACACCACTCAGCACACTTCAAGTTACTCTCAAGGAAAATGTGAAGGGGAAGAGAGTGTTGCTTGTGCTTGACGATGTGTGGAATGAGCAACAGAGCCTTTGGGAGTCCTTAAGAATCCCTTTTCTTGGAGCAGAAACAGTAAGAATTATCGTGACCTGTAGGAACGATTCGGTTGCGGAGATCATGCAGACAGTGCATCCTTATCATCCTGGCTACTTGTCTGAAGACGATTCTTGGTCATTATTCGAGCATTATGCATTTGCTGGCCGAGAATCTGAAGAACAATCACGCTTGGCAGATATCGGTAAGCAGATTGTCGAGAAGTGTTCCGGTTTACCATTGGCGGTGAAGACAATGGGAAGCCTTCTAAGACACGAGATAGACGAAGACAGTTGGATGGATGTCTTACAAAGTGATCTATGGGAACTAGACAAGGACAACGAGACTTTGGCATCTCTTAGATTAAGCTACAATCGCATGCCACCACATCTAAAACCCTGTTTCATTTACTGTTCCATGTTTCCAAAGGATTATGTGTTTGACAGAGATGTTTTAGTCAGATTGTGGATGGCACAAGGTTACATCCCCCCTCAAGGTAGGAAAACAATGGAGGACATCGGAGATGAATGTTTTAATGACTTGCTAAGAAGATCATTCTTTGATTCCTTTAATTACGTTGGTCATAGTAGATTTAAAATGCATGATATGATACATGATCTAGCAAAATTAATTGCAGGAAATGAGTGCTACACAATTGTGGACAACTGGCTACCCTGTTTCCCCGATGGGGTTCGCCATCTATACATACAAGGTGAAGAAGAATTAGTGAAATCACTGTGCTCACAAAATCTTAGGGCCCTACGGACCTTGTTAGTCTCGGCTCGGTTTGGGTCTATCTATAGGATGATAAAAGAAGTAACCCAATTTTCACTGCTTCTACTGAGGACAGAATGCTTACGGACTCTAACATTTGTTTGGAAAAGTGAAGATGAGTTGCCCGATTCAATCAGTAACCTGAAACACCTACGTTGCTTACATATCACATCCAAATTTATTAAGAAGCTCCCTGGATCAGTATGCCTCCTTTACCACCTACAGACATTGATCCTTGAATGTGATGCTCTTGCAGAGTTACCCAGTGGCACAGGTAACCTTATTAACCTACGATACTTTAGACTACAGACACATTGTATTAAAAGGCTCCCTGAATCAGTTTGTCAGCTACGCAGCCTGCAGACTTTGGATCTTCATTGGTGCAACAAACTTAAAGGGATAATGAGTGGCATAGGAATCCTTACTAATGCTCAAATTCTCTGTCTGCCAGCTGGAATCAAAAAACTAACAAATCTTCAGAGATTGTGTGGACGTTATGAAGTGCAGGGTGGGATAGGAGTGTTAAAGGACCTGGTGAACCTCCAAGGAGATCTCTGCATCTCAGGTCTCAGGAACTTGGTCAGCATAGAGGATGCAAAGGATGTTGGTCTTAAATATAAGCATAAACTTAAGCGGTTGTATCTATTTTGGGATGCCAACTGCGAACATGATTGGTATTATGATGGACTAGATCTAAAAGCTTTTCTTGAGGAAAATAAGGATGTCCCAGCCTATGAAAAAAGGGAGGAGGCCGTGCTTGAGTATCTTCAACCTCCCGCCAACCTCAAAAAGTTGCTTATAAATGGGTATGGTGGCTCCATTTTTCCAGAATGGGTGGGAAATCCTTTATCCTTTGCATCACTTCAAGAAATCCATATAATTGGATGTCAAAGCGTATGGTCCCTTCCTCTATTCATTCACGACTCTCTTGGAAAATTGGATGCATCCATATCAAAATCTATGATTGAGAGGGTGTCTATTTCTTGTTGCCAGCAGCTCAAATACATAGCAGGCCTTCATAATCTCTACTCACTTAAAGAATTGAAAATATCCGTTTGTCCTCGGCTCTTGATATTATCAGAGGAAGGACTGCCATCCAAGCTTCAAAAGCTGCATATTGAGGAGTGCCAACGGTTGACATCATTGCCGGGGATGCAAACCCTTACTTCTCTTCAagcattaattataaaaaattgtcCTCAACTCCGGTTCTTATCGGAGGAGGGACTACCAACCAATCTTCAAGATCTGCATATTGAGAAGTGCCAAAGGTTGATATCACTGCGGGGGATGCAAAACCTCACTTCTCTTGAGCTATTGACCATAATAAATTGTCCTCAACTCCGGCTTTTATCAGAGGAAAGACTACCAACCAATCTTCAAGATCTGCATATTAAGGAGTGCCAACAGTTGATATCACTGCGGGGGATGCAAAACCTCACTTCTCTTGAACTATTAACCATAATAAATTGTCCTCAACTCCTACTCTTAGCAGAGGAAGGACTACCATCCAAACTTGAATCACTGCATATTGAGGAGTGCCAACAGTTGACATCACTGTCGGGAATGCAAAACCTTACTTCTCTCAGAGAATTAACCATACAAAATTGTCCTAAACTTTGTATCCACGTAGAAGATCAGCTCTCATCTATGCCTCACCATGTGGATATTATTGATTGCCCTGGATTGGTTAACTGGTGCGAAATACAAAAAATCAACTGCATTCAG GTCGTTTCAGGCAACAAGCTGACTATATCGAACTCATGGGAGAAGATAATGCATGGGTTTCATGATTTGACATCCACCGAGCATAGATTTGATGAGTCATCTACTAGCAGAGTTGCATTGCTACAGCCTAGATCACATCTTTTTTTTAGCAATTCTTGGGAATCCTTTATAAAAAGACCCCAAGCCAAACTTGAAGAGCTGACCATATGGAGTTGCATGCACATCCTGCCACTAGAGGGCCTGCCTGAGCTCACATCTCTCCAAAGATTGATTATAAAGGACTGTCCTGGAGTCCGACTCTTGAGAGATGAGGTGCTCCCATCGATGCTCAAGTCCTTGGTACTTGATAGTTGTGAGAACCTAAGGTGTTTGCAGTTGGTGCAGCAGAACCGTTATGCACTTGAGGAGCTGCAGATTGTGAATTGCCCTGAAATCGTAATGGTGCAAGGGCTGGATCGCCTTTTCTTCCCCAAATTCTTAACAATAGAGCGATGCCCTCAACTCCTGCTTTCACAAGATGATTGGCGGCCATTTATTCACCCATGTGCTGAAATTGCAGGAGAATTGGAGATGAAATTCAATCCTCCACATTCAG AGGAAACAGAGAACAAAGAAACAATTGATGATGGAACCCAGGAGAAACAGGTGTTGAATTGTGTGATGATTGAACGTCCTAACAGTGTTGTATCTTCAAGATTTGATGCTGCAGATGATTGCAACATGGGTCAATTCCTACAGCTTGGGCTTCCTTCTGGTTGCAGGTCACAGTGCCCGGTACAAAACAATGCAGAACCATTG